The DNA region GCGAGGACGCAGCAGCACGTCGAGGCATTGGGCCTGTCACCGTGGGTCACCTTCGCGGGGTATCGCCAGGGAGACGACTTCGCGCGGTGGCTGAGCGCCTTGGACGAGGTCTGGCTCCTGGGCCTGGGGAACGACTGGAGCGCGAGGGCCGCCGCGCAGGCGCGGGCCTGTGGTGTCCGGGTGGTGGCCGTCGACGAAGGGGCGCTCCCGGACCTGGCCGACGCGAGGGTCTCCGAGCCCACGCCCGAGGCCGTGGCGCGCGCGGCGCTCTCCGGGGAGCGCTCTCCGGTCGAACATCCCTCCAACGCGCGCATCGCGGAGGACATCCTGGCCCTGTACACGCGGGCGAGGAGCCCGGAGGGCCGATGAGTTCGTTCGAGGGCTGCGTCGACGTCAGTGGGGCCGCATGGGGGCGTGAGGCGGCGCTGCAACGACTCGTCCCGATGGGGAGGCGTCGGGCATGAGCACGCCCGCCCCCGAGGCGCCGACAGCCATCGAGCGGGTCTTCTATCCCCCCATGCCCGAGCGTTGGGGATGGCGCGCCCTGCTGTCACCGCTCACGGTGGTCTCGTGGGCCTATGCGTCGGCGGTCCGGTTGCGCGGGGCGCTCTACGACTGGGGGATGCTCCAGCCCGAGCGGGTCGAGGGGCTGCGGATCGTGTCCGTGGGCAACCTCAACGTGGGTGGCACGGGCAAGACGCCCGCGGTCCTGCACCTCGCGGACCTGCTCGTCCGCGAAGGGCGCAAGGTGGGCATCCTGACGCGAGGTTACGGGCGGCGGTCCCAGGAGCCGCTGACCTTCACGGGACAGGAGCCCCTGCCTTCGGTGGAGGAGGCGGGGGATGAGCCGCTCCTGCTCGCGCGGCGGTGTCCCTCCGTGCGCCTCTTCGTCGGCGCGGATCGGGTGAGCAGCGCGTACCGGGCGCGGGACGAGTTCGGCCTGGACACGGTGCTGCTCGACGACGGTTTCCAGCATCGGCGGTTGGCGCGAGACGAGGACCTCATCGTGTTGGACGAGGCGGTGGGGCTGGGCAATGGCCACATGCTGCCCAGGGGGCCGCTTCGCGAGCCCGCGTCGTCGCTGCGTCGGGCCACGTTGCTGTGGGTGCGCACCTCGACGTGGGCTGGAAGCGACGTGCCGGCGCTCGCCGCGACGCCGAGCCGGCTTCCGGCCGAAGGCGCCGGACTGCCCCGGGTCCTCACGCGCTATGGGCCCACCGCGTGGGTGGACCCGTCGGGAGGAGTGCTGCCTCCCGAGGCCTTGAAGGGGCAGCGGGTGCTCGCCCTGGCGGGGCTTGCCCGGCCGGGGGGCTTCCTGAAGACGTTGACGTCGCTCGGCGTGGAGGTGGAGGACGCCGCGCTCTTCGCGGACCACCATCGCTTCACGCAGGAGGAGCTCCGGGACGTGGCGGCGCGGGCGGCCCAGGGGGGCCTGCGGGTCGTGACGACGGAGAAGGACGCGGTGCGTCTACCTCCGGGGTTCGAGGCCTGGAGGGTGCGACTGGGGGTGGAGGTCCTGGAGGGGGAGGTCTGGCTGCGCAAGGCGCTCGGGCTGGCGGGCGTGCCTCACGGCTTGTGAGGCGACAGGCGCTGTGGGACAAACCGCGCCCATGGCCGCAGTCTCGCCCGTACGCCCATTGCCGATGCCCACCCGCCTGCCGCTCGCGTTCGCGCGCCGCAGGGTGCTCCTGGTGGGGGACCTCGTCGCCGACCACTACATCTACGGACAGACGGACCGCGTGAGCCGCGAGGCCCCCGTGCTCATCGTCCGCTACGAATCCGCCGAGGTGAAGCTCGGGGGCGGCGCCAACGTGGCGGCGAACGTGCGGGCGCTGTCGGGGCAGGTGACGGCGGTGGGGGCGCTCGGCGCGGACGAGATGGGCCGGGAGTTGAGGCGCCTCTTCGAGGAGTCCGGCGTCCGGCTGCACTGCGTGTCGGGGCGCGGCATCGAGACGGAGACGAAGACGCGCATCCTCGCTGGCGGGGTGAGCACCACGCGGCAGCAGATGTTGAGGTTGGACCGGGGGCAGAGGGCGGGGCTGGCGCCTCGCGTCCGCAAGGCCCTGGCCAGGCACGTGGAGGAGGCCGCGAGGGATGCCGACGCGGTGGTGGTGTCCGACTATGGCGCGGGCGTGCTCGGCGACGAGGTCCGCCAGGTCTTGAGGAAGCTGTCCGCGGACGGGCTGCCGGTCTGTGTCGACAGCCGATACGCGCTGGCGTCCTTCTCGGGGCTGACGGTGTGCAAGCCCAACGAGCCGGAGCTGGAGGCGCTCGCGGGGCATCCGGTGCGCTCGGAGGATGACCTGCTCGCGGCGGGCCATGCGGCGGTGCGGCGCCTGGGGTGTCGCGCGCTGCTCGTGACGCGGGGGCGCCATGGGATGGCGCTGTTCGACGCGGAGGGCGGCGTGGACCTCATCCCGGTGCACGGGGCCAAGGCTGCG from Myxococcus stipitatus includes:
- the lpxK gene encoding tetraacyldisaccharide 4'-kinase, producing MSTPAPEAPTAIERVFYPPMPERWGWRALLSPLTVVSWAYASAVRLRGALYDWGMLQPERVEGLRIVSVGNLNVGGTGKTPAVLHLADLLVREGRKVGILTRGYGRRSQEPLTFTGQEPLPSVEEAGDEPLLLARRCPSVRLFVGADRVSSAYRARDEFGLDTVLLDDGFQHRRLARDEDLIVLDEAVGLGNGHMLPRGPLREPASSLRRATLLWVRTSTWAGSDVPALAATPSRLPAEGAGLPRVLTRYGPTAWVDPSGGVLPPEALKGQRVLALAGLARPGGFLKTLTSLGVEVEDAALFADHHRFTQEELRDVAARAAQGGLRVVTTEKDAVRLPPGFEAWRVRLGVEVLEGEVWLRKALGLAGVPHGL
- a CDS encoding bifunctional heptose 7-phosphate kinase/heptose 1-phosphate adenyltransferase, with amino-acid sequence MAAVSPVRPLPMPTRLPLAFARRRVLLVGDLVADHYIYGQTDRVSREAPVLIVRYESAEVKLGGGANVAANVRALSGQVTAVGALGADEMGRELRRLFEESGVRLHCVSGRGIETETKTRILAGGVSTTRQQMLRLDRGQRAGLAPRVRKALARHVEEAARDADAVVVSDYGAGVLGDEVRQVLRKLSADGLPVCVDSRYALASFSGLTVCKPNEPELEALAGHPVRSEDDLLAAGHAAVRRLGCRALLVTRGRHGMALFDAEGGVDLIPVHGAKAAVDVTGAGDTVIATFALSLAAGASFGEAARLANVAGSLVVQKPGTATVSRDELMSELRSTR